Genomic DNA from Solanum dulcamara chromosome 4, daSolDulc1.2, whole genome shotgun sequence:
aaattaccaaTTTTTTTAATACCTAGAGTCTGAAAAGATTTTGAAGCTTGAGTCTTTGGAAAATTGTGATGGGGGTGGAGGGATTCTTACGGTGGGATGAAAACAAGAGAGGTTAACTGGAGTGGAAGTCACAATATGGGGTCGAAATTTGTGATTGATCCGAAGAATCACTCCCAGATACCATTCTGTTACCCCTGGGAGTTACTCTATCAAGTTAATTTTATGTtacaaattcaaaaaatttaaattgttaTGTCATAATGTTAGTTTTGTCCTTCTAATCTCTTCTTAACTTGAATGTGCATATAACTTAAACCTTgtaataaaatgaataaatatttgaAGATTCTTACTCTCTTAAGACTTTTTAAAAACCTAAGTATGAAGTACACATGCTATTTTATAATGATTcactaataaatatttatttaaaataaaatactttgtGTACTTATCGATTAAATTCATaatttcatgaaagttatatgtAAAGTTTTCTCTAGCTTAAAACAACCTCAGGATGACAGTACATTTACATTCTTAACTAAGTCGAATGAAATCGTTTTTGATAACAGAATCGAATATACCTTGCCTCAAGCGGTATAATGACATTCCGCTTCATTGATGTTTTtttactatatatgtatgtatatataatgggATAGTTAGCAACATGAAATTATTgaatacaacaacaatccagtgaaattccataacatggggtctggggagggtaaagtgtacgcagaccttactcctaccaaggtaggacagctgtttctgaaagaccctcgattcaataaaagcataaaaagaggttaaataaggctaagaagttaagAAGTTCAAGGCGATATGGTAAAGCAGATAACGAGAGCGAtacagataaaatagaataatcaaagtacagaagtacataaagtaatagataatagcagaaatcagagcacatgAAATTATAGTACGCTAATCCGCCTACTAATAAGGTAGAATAAtgtgactatgtactagccttctaccctaatgtgggtcctccacaccctcttatctaaggtcatgtccctcggtaagctgtagttgtgccatatcctgtctaatcacctctcctcaatatttcttcggcctatccctacctcttctgaaaccatccatggccaacatctcacacctccacactggggcatctgtgtctctcctcttcacatgcccaaaccatctcagtcgcatttcccgcatcttgtcttccaccgaggccactcctaccttgtcccgaatagcctcgtttttaatcttgtcgctcctggtatgcccacacatccatctcaacattctcatttcggcaactttcatcttttgaacgtgaaattattgaatataaaataaaaataacattatcatttatagtaatttattcgtaattaattaattgacttTTTCAAATGTTTATAcatcaaagaaaaattatgTGCATGCCAATGAATTCGGTAGGGGACCCTTTACGATTCAAAGTGATATTTTTCGataaatataatgaattggaaTTAATTAAAACCTAAAGCAAATAGAAAACGtaagatgaaaaataattaaacaacaAAAAAGGTTTTCTTTTAAAGAGGACCATGGACAGCCGTTTAGAGGGGACCTATATACATACTTTTGGCTATGAGTGCAAGGTAAGGTGTGATTCTTGCAAATGATTAACAACACTAATGTGGGCTACAATATTAATCATTAATTCCACCATTAGAATAGTAATCATAATTATTAAGTTTGATTTGCATGGGCACTTTTAATAATGACTTATGGTTTTCTATTAGTAACTATTTGTGTTTGTAGTGAAGACAGCTATGATTTATACTTTTTCTTTTACTATTAAGAGttttaaaaagttaaataattttatacattgtcagattaattaaataagtttttaCGTATAGTATTACTATCAGATCATCTAAAAAATATCTATAGATAATTTAAGACtccttaaaaatataaaatttgaaatcttaaaaataataatatatatattacctGTAGATACAACAAGTAAGAACGATCTAATGGAGTAAAAATTTACAACATGAACATTCAAATGCAAAAAATCAATTGGAAGCGTTACTTTCAAAAATTGGCATTGTAATATAGTAATTCAGATTTAATCgaatttcaatataaatatcaaacatcGAGGAAAGAAAATCAGAAAGATAGTGCAATGGACAATGTAAAGTAGTCCCTTTTTGctataaaatcatcataatagtataagtttaaaattaaattattttaaaataatttttgttttgttttaattCATGTAACACACCTTTTTATATTCAAATGAATATCATATTTTATAcctacaaaaaaattaattgttttAGACATACAACTCTCTCAGGCTTGTTTTAGCCCATAAAttaaagaataattaattatttatttctcaaattttgtGCTCATTTAAGCAATGCCACATTAATTGAGACGAAAAAAATGTATTCTCATTttcgttcatttttatttattgtgataaaatattcatattaatcatTATTATATGTTAAAAGACATATAAAATTCAAAGTGGATAAATAAAGATGAAGTATTAATcatttttagaagaaaaaaagaatataaaatgGAGGTGTGATGTGTAGAGTCCTTTATAAATTAGACCCTCACAATATAATTCACAAGCAACATAGTGAAATATAACAATATGGCTACTCATAGCAATTTCAAGAATGGCCTGATTGCATTTTTAGCCACTTTTCCTTCTATTCTTTTCTACCTTTCTTTCCTATATAATCACAATGAAGATCACTATTCATTATGGAATTGGTGCAATAACCATCCAATTTTACTGGCAAATATCCTGTTTTTCCTCAATGTCAATGTCCTCTTTTGGTTTATTGCTCTTCTTCAATCAAGCCTTCATTGGGTAACTAGTACTCTTCCATCTTTTACTTTGATGAATTAAGCTAAAAACAAAATTTCTTTTATGAAAACTTTTAAATTGAAAGTTACAAAAGGCATGCATGACAATGTAGAATTTGTTGCAAGAAGTCTCAAAATTTCTCAGAATCAATACATAATTAGCTCTTGtttaatcataaattttgaagttgaaacttATTTTTTGTCTACATGGGCTGAAAAGTGGTTATCGTTTTAATTTTATCTGAAATACAATAAACTTATATATTATAGCTTGTCTGGTCAACTTCcaaaatttctatattttgctAAGTGGTATTTTTTGTTAGAAgtgtttttggaaaaaaaaaaagtactttTAAAAAGTAGCCGTTTGTTTCGCTAATCAATTTTTTATGGGGATAAcctattttttcaatttctgaAAAATAGCTTTTGCTATTACTCAAGAGTATCCCCACTCCCCCATGAAGTTCAGTCAAACACTTCAACTCTCTAaaataaatatcattttctttaaaaaaaaacacttttaaCTTTCTAAAAATTGGCTTAATAGGCTACTAATATACCAACTGCTTGCGGGCCAAATCGATACAGTTTTCCCTAAAAAGTCTCACACTCATTAAGTGTATAGTTTCCTATCTTTTTAATTATGTATTTGAGACTTTGTTGCCATGCCTAACAGTAGAAATGCACATAGTTTTCTTTATGTACTCTTCCAACTTAATAATCAGTAACGAAGTCGGAAAATTGGTGAAAGATGTGcaaattttcttcttcaattgtgTTAAGGGTGtgtaaaattaaatatacaCTCATAATAGCTAACATTTTACCTCTGTAcatcacataattttttttgcgGCTATAGTAGCTCTGCTCACGCAACTTATTTGGTATTGGTATTGAGACGAAGTTGATTAACAACATTTGAATTTGGCAGATGATAGGTTTGTACTGGATGGTGATTCCAGTAATGTTGTTACATTTCTATGCCAATCATCCCATGGCACAATACAATCAATTGAGGTCATGGATTGTGACAATTTTGACATGGATTTGGAGTATTAGGATGATTCATAGCTACTTCAGAAGGGAAAATTGGCAGTTGGGAGGTAAGCAAGATTGGAGATATACAGATATGAGCAACCAGTATGGAAAGAATTGGTGGTGGATCTCCTTCTTTGTTATTTATCTCTCTCAGCAGGTAATTTATGTCTGCAGACTACGTACATCCTATCCTCTTCAGACATTACTTGTGCGATTACATTCATGTGTACATTCTTTTTTATGTGGTTTGTGAAAAACCTATAgtactccctctgtcccaatttatgtgtcaCTTTTCGTTTTTCAAGAGTCAAACAGTTTAAGTTTGACTGAGAATTTGCGCATagaatctttaatttttttgaaatgaaatttatatatttgtaaactacgtaaaaagtactataagtcacaataattgacaattaaaaatatttaaaagaaatataaaaaatttgtggTCAAAAGATAGACTTGTTTGAATCTCAATTAGAAAGGTGCCATATAAATTGCGAAGGGAGTAATTAAATTGAAATAGTTATAAGTTATGTCTAagttaagaagaaaaaaaggcgGAATGGCATATGAGAACTTGTACTTGTTTCGAATTGTCATGCTGGTCGACGGTCGTTGTACTCCACGAGGTTTCATCTAACGTAGCATCAGAGTCAGACCACTTCATATTCTCGGCAATCTTATGTTGTCCATGTTCAGATGTCCAGGTCTCGATGTGCACGGGTTTTAGAGTCCCACACTAGCTGAATGTATAGATAGTAATTTCCCTATATGATTTTAGGCAATGCCTTCACCTTTTCAATCCTTTTGaacaaggaaaaagaagaatattGACTCTTCAAGTTCTTTGTCATTGCTTTATGATGTTGAGGTTTTTGCATACATTTTCCCTTGTAGGCCGGGGTGAAACTAGCTGGGGTGTGTGTGTGTAAGGAGCTCATCTGAATCCTCTTCGTCAGAAATTTACATTGAATCCACTTTATATTGTGAATCTACTTAGTGAAAATTTTGGCTTTGCCGCTGCTTGCAGGTTTTACAGATGGGGATATGCTTGCCTCTATATATTGTCCATTCAATAGATAAGCCATTGAATTTTTTGGATTTCGTTGCCATCGCCATCTGTTTCTCTGGCGTTACAATCGCCTTTTATGCGGATACAGAGCTCCACAATTTCATCAACAAAAATCAGAAACTGAAACAACTTGGCCAGCCAATGGTTCCAATTCTTGACAAAGGCCTTTGGTGTTACTCAAGACATCCAAATTATTTAGGTGAACAATTGTGGTGGTGGGGATTGGCCTTATTTGGATGGAATTTGGGCAAAAATTGGATCTTTATTGGTGCACTTATAAATAGCATTTGTTTGGGATATGTCACTATGCTTGTGGAGAAGAAAATGGTTAGAGAAAACTATAGAGCAGATGCATATAAGCTCTACCAAAGGAATACATTTGTGTGGATTCCATGGTTCAACTTTTCCTCAAATGCAAAAGATAAGAAGAAAAATTGAGTCCATGGATTGTTGTAATATGCTTGTATTTATTTCTCTTTGTATGTTTCATTTGCTTTTTTTGCAAAGATTGTGATATAGGTTCATAACTCATCAAttacatttcaatttgtttgtctgatttTGACTTGGTACGGTAGGTAAGAACTCTTAATTCTTTGGTAGTGGACCTTTTGATAGTTTGATCATTATCCCTCGTCTAACTGAACTATTCGACTATACGACTATTGTGATTGCTAGTGGAAAATAATGGAAACTAGGAATGAAGTGGGGATCACGAACGGTCTTAAGTGAGTAGACTTCTCCCACCTTCCTTTTCTCTCGGACATCTCACTTGTAATTTGCTCTTCAAATTCAGGGGTGGCTCAATACCAGTAAAGTCAAATTCAAACGGAagctttaaattttaattttcttaataaagTTTATTATAGTCGgttcatttaatattttttgagaCATATAGTATCATAGATTTGTCGGACTTTTAATAATTCTTTCTCACTTATatgaaaaatttatatttttttcataaataatactcaatattttttttaaaatatatattttataaccaATTATTGCTTAAAACATGAGGCCCCTCAAATTAGGGGGCCTAAGGCTAATGCCTTTTTTTTAGGCTTGTCCACAACCCATTATGCCTTAAGAAGTTCATACACTGAATTTATGTTTACATAACTTGTGCCttgggatttttttttattttttgctttgTAAGTTTAATAGTATGAACTTCTTGAGACATAAAATTCTCCTTCGGAagaaaactttttttaaaaaaaagaacttcAAAATAAGTAGATTTTAAAAGTTTTGACCAGacaagttataaaaaaaaatagaacacTTAAATCGAAATGGAATGAATAGATATAACAAGTACtacatttatataattatttgaattttttaaattgtataaatttaatttataaaaccGTTATTCTCGTTATCTTTCATCCCTTTgcacttttttttcctttcagaTCAAAATTCATTGATTCAAACTCCATTTTCAAATCTcaatttcaataaaaataaaataaaattaattgattcaaactccattttcaaatctcaatttcaagaaaaaattataataaaggGGTGCATCAATGGCGACCCTGGAAAGCTTGATTGGATTGGTGAATAGAATTCAACGTGCTTGTACTATTTTAGGAGATCATGGTGGTGAAGGGATGTCCCTATGGGAAGCTCTTCCTACCGTCGCTGTCGTCGGTGGCCAGGCTAGTATTCATTTCTATCTTCATTTTTCCCCCATCCTGCCCtgtttttttttggaatacGCAACTAAATCTGGATTCGTGCTGAAAAACTCGTTAGAATTTGAAGCTATGTGgttaaagatgaaaaaatacttatcgtttaatttctattttagtCATATCAATCTATGAACAAGCAAGAAACGTAGATTCAAGATTTGAAATTATCACAGAACACACATTAGGCTTTTGAAATCAGCATTTACTCCATCtctctcaatttatgtgatgtaaTTTGATCTGGCACGGAGTTTAAGGGGAAAAAAAGACTTTCATAGATGTTTGTACCgatataaatcatttcattaaaggtaaaataaatattttctaaagttaaataattattactaaatatataaatgtgtcATTCTTCTTGAAATtatctaaaaagaaaagtaaatcatataaattgagatagagAAAGCAGTAATTTTTCAGGTACATTTGAGCTCTGGGTCAAAAATGATGGGTTCAGCTGGATTTGTTTGTTTATACTCTCCATCCGCTACTGTGAATAACAACATCTCAATCCCAAGTATATTATGCTCTATTCACATGATTCTTTTTCCCAATAAAGATAAATTTATCAATCGATGGTTCAGTATAACCGTGTAGCTTTAGCTTAGACCATGTATACATTTTGAAAATCCACtaaatatacataatttatgGTGCGGATTCAGTAGAACCATTAGTCTTAGCCTAgaccctatatatatgttgaaaAATAGATgtacataaaatataacttGTGAATTCAGTAGCATAAATGGGTTAGTGGTTCAATGGAAAGCGAGGTGTCTACAGAACGCATAAACTTCAAATCCTAGATTGAAATATACGATATGAATCTCTACATTATAACATTATAACAttgttacatttttttttttgtgtgtgggggggggggatgttttatttttctgattATTGGGTGTGATATCAATCAGAGCTCTGGAAAATCATCGGTGTTGGAAAGTGTCGTAGGTAGAGATTTCCTACCTCGTGGATCAGgtgattttactatttttaattattttttttggaattgCAGCTTTATATGTGTCGAAAGTTTTtgaaaggcataatacataaatatgccctTTAACTTTGCCTCATTTTACATTTATGCCCTTCAATCTTGAATgtgcacaagtaggcacttaaacttgtataaaattgaacaagtagacacacgtgTCCTACGTGGCACAATACACGTAGGATGCTACGTAGGACACAAATTTGCCATGTAGGatgaatgtgtctatttgttcaagttttggatCGTTAAAGTGTTTATTTGTGCACTAATAAAGTTAGAGGTCATAATTGCCGGCTGAAGCCAAGTTAAgagtcatatttatgtattatgcctttctGAAAAATGACTTAAGTATCTTGTAGTAATACTTCTAGCTAGTGATCCAAAACATCCCATAGCTCTTAATGGAATAATATATAGATAGACTCCTTAACTTGATCTCAACTGTCAATTAAATACTTCAACTTTGAGAATACACCTCTAAACACCTCAACTCGTGCCTAATATGTCTCGTGTACACCCAGCGGTGACGTGATACATAGTATAGACGAGTTGAGGTGTCTAGTTGTACATTCTCAAAGTTTGAGTGTTAAGGCCAAGTTAAGGTGTCTCTCTATGTATTATGCCGCTCTCTTTCTCAAACTAGTTGGTGTCGACTATATCCCTTTATACTTGTcctaatttagtttttttttttgaaatttgaaaggcATTGTCACGAGGAGACCGTTGGTTCTTCAACTCCATAAGACTGATGGAGGGGCGGAATATGCAGAGTTTCTGCACGCACCAAAAAAGAAGTTTCCGGAGTTTGGTTAGTTTGATATTATAAGAAACTTACTTTCTTttattgcaatttttagaaatatatttatgCTCCGTGTCAAAAGTTATGGTTTCGATTGAACCCGAAACTACAATGCAATGCTACAAACGTCTCTGGTTAGGGGTAAGTCTGCTTATAATTTACCCTTCTCAGACTCCACCAGTGAGATTACACAGAAAATGTTGTTGTATCGTGAAAGACATAACTGGCACCTTTTTATGAAAATGTGAGCCATTTGGAGTGAAATTTAGAGGGATGTTTGATTAGGCTTGCAGCCTGGCACTCCTGCAATTCATCAAGACAGGCATTGTTAGATCATTTCCTGTGATTTCCATTAAGCAAGGGTGGAGCCAGGGTACCAGAGAAACCCCTTCGTCGAAAAATTTTActatatagtagatgttgagTTCCTTTGGTTTCTTCGTGTGTTTACCTCTTTATATTTTGAACCTCCTTAGTAAAAATCCTGGCTCCGCCACTGTTGTTAACATCGGAAGAACTTGAGGTGATATTTACGTGCCAGAATAACACAATCATTCATTAAAATGCAAACTTTTCATTCTTTGATATTTGATGTTTGTTAATGCAGCTGCGGTACGTCAAGAGATTGCGGATGAGACAGACCGTATAACAGGGAAGAGCAAGCAAATTTCAAATGTTCCAATTCA
This window encodes:
- the LOC129885208 gene encoding uncharacterized protein C594.04c-like, with translation MATHSNFKNGLIAFLATFPSILFYLSFLYNHNEDHYSLWNWCNNHPILLANILFFLNVNVLFWFIALLQSSLHWMIGLYWMVIPVMLLHFYANHPMAQYNQLRSWIVTILTWIWSIRMIHSYFRRENWQLGGKQDWRYTDMSNQYGKNWWWISFFVIYLSQQVLQMGICLPLYIVHSIDKPLNFLDFVAIAICFSGVTIAFYADTELHNFINKNQKLKQLGQPMVPILDKGLWCYSRHPNYLGEQLWWWGLALFGWNLGKNWIFIGALINSICLGYVTMLVEKKMVRENYRADAYKLYQRNTFVWIPWFNFSSNAKDKKKN